The proteins below are encoded in one region of Apium graveolens cultivar Ventura chromosome 4, ASM990537v1, whole genome shotgun sequence:
- the LOC141718321 gene encoding uncharacterized protein LOC141718321 produces the protein MNYISWNCRGLGNPRAVRVLRDLVKSRKPDFLFLSETLSFSSRINELCSSLGFMHSFAVDRVGRGGGLAIMWRSTVSCTISSSSTNHIDVEILHGSSPQWRLTCFYGYPERERRRDSWDLIRHLSSTSTLPWCIVGDFNDMCFQSDKEGEHDHPQFLLDGFNEVISDCDLRELDLKGGRFTWEKGKGTSSWVRERLDRAFTTDQWWQLFPLCNLCVSHVVYSDHDPIHLDLCNTKLTKKQFRFKFENTWLREPSFRGDVKKHWDELPRL, from the coding sequence ATGAATTACATAAGTTGGAACTGCCGGGGGTTGGGGAATCCTCGAGCAGTTAGAGTGCTGCGGGATCTTGTCAAGTCCCGTAAACctgattttctttttctttctgagACTCTTTCTTTTAGTAGTAGAATAAATGAACTCTGCTCAAGTCTGGGGTTTATGCATAGTTTTGCAGTTGATCGTGTAGGGAGGGGAGGTGGTTTAGCAATTATGTGGAGGAGTACTGTAAGTTGTACTATTAGCAGCTCCTCTACGAATCATATTGATGTGGAGATTTTACATGGCTCGTCTCCACAATGGCGTCTTACTTGTTTTTATGGATACCCAGAGAGAGAACGCAGACGTGATTCATGGGACTTAATTAGACATCTTTCATCTACATCAACGTTACCATGGTGCATAGTTGGTGACTTTAACGATATGTGTTTTCAAAGTGATAAGGAGGGAGAGCATGACCACCCTCAGTTTTTGCTAGACGGTTTCAATGAGGTCATTTCTGATTGTGACTTAAGGGAACTTGATCTTAAAGGAGGACGTTTTACCTGGGAGAAGGGCAAAGGAACATCTAGTTGGGTCAGAGAGCGACTGGATCGAGCATTTACAACAGACCAGTGGTGGCAATTATTTCCATTGTGCAATCTATGTGTGAGTCATGTTGTGTATTCAGATCATGACCCTATTCATTTAGATTTGTGTAATACGAAGCTGACCAAGAAACAATTCCGTTTCAAATTTGAAAATACGTGGCTCAGAGAGCCAAGTTTTCGTGGTGATGTTAAGAAACACTGGGATGAGCTTCCTCGGTTGTAA